A region of Tigriopus californicus strain San Diego chromosome 7, Tcal_SD_v2.1, whole genome shotgun sequence DNA encodes the following proteins:
- the LOC131884188 gene encoding uncharacterized protein LOC131884188, which produces MSTLRPPRSTMYSRHGGPNWNTGSTFSSSSKFPLARDLLARSYEPSSDSLSNLLTPNPRGEIRRRRYSPDPGMNDNDWKNLLQRRTEQKKRKKRIGPRTAIGYNDNDCKDLRTINDYLDQVVAKSKLGLMDEGRDSISSPSQLYPKKAIASTFGSFVAKSRKHLSKVKTAQEVTPSKVVDVKLKPTKDAFVKENARPVAPSCDNDAPNSTSTAEETTTRSSFALGTMTSRKQPIQPKILLQQPHESEKFDTLDTYGLISTSMNGRSCPKSINLEILIGQGTADQLGECARDLSVVPTKSLLLQNHFVRLEPAHLESGNVLDPTLQHLKASRASMVSSSTLPTQQGVAPKMTLSEVGSNLDQVSYDRASDCCGSSNDMGQPQPKVNSNQDLNQRVNDIHYKEASSDNEDEDEDDWEYYSDDDEEELTNSLSPSTANKAYNKPRLSGMSMALLNMFDNTWNYWEEEEDNEEEEEVDEKSPYYQIPVPEPGVSPWIADEIRDWIKEFQDKKTFKKLNKVLLEKSDTKKGAKLDEESDNSNTLSEVFKIKGKKHGLFRSLDHANGNCLKTFGAHLNDQIAGAMWERLPGNAYLVKFLNGNNNGEETTGTYLYPDLIHAIHGTFSNGKLLQGKYGFVKSVTYEHEILRPHIRILSDQDTFQFDQSTSIRISSTPLFRDPYEHHMVYVDHSGIPYAGEGLYAKQSIEPGTLISIFNGIRIRDFNSTETRFREGFTDYKILLKRDMSLDIPKDSQRTAKYCATLGHKCCHSFSPNADFRELYHPRFGHVMSLVAIDYIRPKTEILVSYNYHIDKSPEWYRDLYFQHLRKVEGKSEEHLLSLSRKISRNSGVNIKIPSPARTSDRFVPCGNCNEHVGLDNFSAACESCSTWFHVACLTREQQDIIQTATARESLDAFIWKCAKCR; this is translated from the coding sequence ATGTCCACATTGCGTCCCCCTCGTTCTACTATGTATTCAAGACACGGTGGTCCAAATTGGAACACAGGAAGCACCTTCTCCTCCAGTTCCAAGTTTCCTTTGGCCCGAGACTTGTTAGCTAGAAGCTATGAACCGTCTTCTGATTCCTTGTCTAACCTACTGACGCCCAATCCACGTGGTGAGATTCGCCGAAGAAGATATAGCCCAGATCCAGGGATGAACGACAATGATTGGAAAAATCTCCTTCAACGACGAACGgagcaaaagaaaaggaagaagaggatcgGACCTAGGACTGCCATAGGGTACAATGACAATGATTGTAAGGACTTGAGGACAATCAATGATTACTTGGACCAGGTTGTCGCCAAATCCAAATTGGGCCTTATGGACGAGGGACGAGATTCCATCTCCAGTCCCTCTCAACTCTATCCGAAAAAAGCCATTGCTTCCACCTTCGGTTCGTTCGtggcaaaatcaaggaaaCATTTATCGAAAGTAAAAACTGCCCAGGAAGTTACCCCGTCCAAAGTTGTGGATGTCAAGTTGAAACCGACGAAAGACGCTTTTGTGAAGGAGAATGCCCGTCCGGTGGCGCCCTCTTGTGACAATGACGCACCAAACTCGACGTCAACCGCCGAGGAGACGACAACTAGGAGCTCGTTTGCTCTTGGGACGATGACGTCGAGAAAGCAGCCCATTCAACCCAAGATCTTGCTCCAGCAGCCTCATGAAAGTGAGAAATTCGACACTTTGGACACTTACGGCCTAATCTCAACGAGTATGAATGGGCGGTCTTGTCCAAAATCCATCAACTTAGAGATTCTGATTGGGCAAGGGACAGCCGACCAGTTGGGAGAGTGTGCTCGGGATCTGTCAGTAGTCCCGACAAAAAGCTTATTGTTGCAAAATCACTTTGTTCGTCTTGAGCCTGCTCATTTGGAAAGCGGGAATGTCCTGGACCCGACACTTCAACATTTAAAAGCGTCTCGAGCGTCAATGGTGTCCAGTTCAACCTTACCCACTCAGCAAGGGGTAGCCCCAAAAATGACTCTTTCCGaggttggatcaaacttggacCAAGTCTCCTATGATAGAGCAAGTGATTGTTGTGGCAGTAGCAATGACATGGGACAGCCTCAACCTAAGGTGAACTCAAACCAGGATCTCAATCAACGGGTCAATGACATACACTACAAGGAGGCCAGCTCTGAtaacgaggacgaggacgaggatgattGGGAGTATTattctgatgatgatgaagaagagctCACCAATAGCTTGTCACCTTCCACAGCAAACAAGGCTTACAACAAGCCCCGACTCTCGGGGATGTCAATGGCCTTGTTGAACATGTTTGACAACACATGGAACTATtgggaagaggaggaagacaatgaggaggaagaagaggtaGACGAGAAGTCTCCCTACTACCAAATCCCTGTGCCGGAGCCGGGCGTTTCTCCCTGGATTGCTGACGAAATACGAGACTGGATCAAAGAgtttcaagacaagaagaccTTTAAAAAACTGAACAAAGTACTCTTGGAGAAAAGTGATACTAAGAAGGGTGCCAAACTTGATGAGGAATCGGATAATTCCAACACGTTGAGTGAAGTTTTCAAGATTAAAGGCAAAAAACATGGCCTTTTCCGAAGCCTAGACCATGCCAATGGGAATTGTCTCAAGACTTTTGGAGCTCATTTGAATGACCAGATAGCGGGAGCTATGTGGGAAAGGCTTCCTGGCAATGCCTATCTGGTCAAGTTTTTGAATGGGAACAATAATGGAGAGGAAACCACCGGCACTTACTTGTATCCGGACTTGATTCATGCCATCCACGGCACATTTTCCAATGGCAAATTGCTTCAGGGGAAATACGGGTTTGTCAAGTCAGTTACCTATGAACATGAGATCCTTCGTCCCCACATTCGAATACTCTCTGATCAGGATACGTTCCAATTCGATCAATCCACGTCAATCCGGATCTCAAGCACGCCCCTTTTCCGAGATCCATATGAACATCATATGGTGTATGTAGATCATTCAGGAATTCCCTACGCTGGTGAAGGGCTCTATGCGAAACAGAGCATTGAACCAGGCACCTTGATATCTATCTTCAACGGGATCCGGATCAGGGACTTCAACTCCACGGAAACCAGATTCCGGGAGGGATTCACCGATTACAAGATTCTTCTAAAGAGGGACATGAGCCTTGACATCCCCAAGGACAGCCAACGAACGGCAAAATATTGCGCCACTTTAGGTCACAAGTGTTGCCACTCTTTCTCGCCAAATGCAGATTTTAGGGAGCTTTACCATCCAAGGTTTGGGCACGTCATGTCCTTAGTGGCCATCGACTACATCCGACCCAAAACTGAAATCCTGGTCAGCTACAATTACCACATTGATAAAAGCCCAGAGTGGTACCGCGATCTCTACTTTCAACATCTTCGAAAGGTTGAAGGCAAAAGTGAGGAGCACTTGCTAAGTTTGTCTCGGAAAATATCACGGAATTCCGGGGTAAATATCAAaattccatctccggccagaACCTCTGATCGATTCGTGCCATGTGGAAACTGTAATGAGCATGTTGGACTCGACAATTTTAGTGCGGCTTGTGAGAGTTGTTCAACATGGTTCCATGTTGCATGTCTGACTCGTGAACAACAAGATATCATCCAAACTGCGACTGCCCGTGAAAGCCTAGATGCATTCATTTGGAAATGTGCTAAATGTCGGTGA